A single genomic interval of Nocardioides nitrophenolicus harbors:
- a CDS encoding MMPL family transporter → MGSTHGDRAAGYARIAVRRAGWVVLAWLAITVVMNVAVPQLEEIAGRDSSPMVPKDAPSMRAVELMNQEFSDGDAESFIVVAMERTSGLTRADRTYAESLVGSLGADQDDVAFVQDIRDPALRKALTSEDRQARYLLVGITGATGAPASLRQVAAVREIARAHAPEGLTVQVTGPTATVVDLATETEHSVVRITVVTIGLIALILFLIYRSIAIPVLILTVVGLGLGLGRAVVAWCGLQDLFAVSTFSGSFLTAIVLGAGTDYAVFLVARYHEQRRLGVEPARAAAVAATRVGSVIAGSAVTVVLATLAMALADLGFFNTTGPAVAVSIAVNLLVSLTLTPALLALAGRRGWAEPRDSKASGVWERVAGVVAAHPARMLTASLVPLALLAAVFPLTDLSYDVRDPLPDDAESNQGYALLGRHFPVNEVLPDYILVRADHDLRTSKDLAVLERASAAVAQHDGVALVRGVTRPLGVPITEASVAYQSGLVGDQLDRAQGKVAEGTSGAERLADGAGQLDEGAGQLAAGADQAVAGADRIAASTGRLTSGMTKLLDGADAAIAGTGDLRTGAGGLADGLDTAADQVQVAVDGLALVHDALATKSLTCGLDPACRQARTGLKQIWEAERDQLLPGLREAAKGARALATGSGDLQTGLQQLRAGLAQARDGSRRLADGQRVFADRLGDLSSGADELAAGAGRLRGGTEQVAGSLPELEDGLAAAARHLRETRTTADDPVSGGFYLPPTALRDQDFAAAMRLYLSPDGRTARLAVLGSTDAFGPEASARVEDLRVTVETSLNGTRLDGAEVLTTGMASTNADLRGYSMSDLEVIAGFALVAVFLVLLLLLRSLVAALALMATVVLSYVAAIGLSVLVWQYGLGIQLDWTVAAVAFVVLVAVGADYNLLLTKRMHEEAPDGSAAGIARATAATGGVITSAGVIFAVSMMALLAGRVTTIGQVGFTIAVGLLLDTFVVRSLLVPALATVLGRRLWWPQRARVTRVTR, encoded by the coding sequence GTGGGCAGCACGCATGGGGACAGGGCCGCCGGCTACGCGCGCATCGCCGTACGCCGGGCCGGATGGGTGGTGCTCGCCTGGCTCGCGATCACGGTCGTGATGAACGTGGCGGTGCCGCAGCTGGAGGAGATCGCCGGGCGCGACTCGTCGCCGATGGTGCCGAAGGACGCGCCGTCGATGCGGGCCGTCGAGCTGATGAACCAGGAGTTCAGCGACGGCGACGCGGAGAGCTTCATCGTGGTAGCGATGGAGCGCACGTCCGGGCTGACCCGCGCCGACCGGACCTACGCCGAGTCGCTGGTCGGGAGTCTCGGCGCGGACCAGGACGATGTCGCCTTCGTCCAGGACATCCGCGACCCGGCCCTGCGCAAGGCGCTGACCAGCGAGGACCGGCAGGCGCGCTACCTGCTGGTCGGCATCACCGGCGCCACGGGCGCGCCCGCGTCCCTGCGCCAGGTCGCCGCCGTCCGCGAGATCGCCCGGGCGCACGCGCCGGAGGGGCTGACCGTCCAGGTCACCGGACCGACGGCCACGGTCGTCGACCTCGCGACCGAGACCGAGCACAGCGTCGTGCGGATCACCGTGGTGACCATCGGCCTGATCGCGCTGATCCTGTTCCTCATCTACCGCTCGATCGCGATCCCGGTCCTGATCCTCACCGTCGTCGGCCTCGGCCTCGGGCTGGGACGCGCGGTCGTCGCCTGGTGTGGCCTGCAGGACCTGTTCGCGGTCTCGACCTTCAGCGGCTCCTTCCTCACCGCGATCGTGCTCGGCGCCGGCACCGACTACGCCGTCTTCCTGGTCGCCCGCTACCACGAGCAGCGCCGCCTCGGCGTGGAGCCGGCGCGGGCGGCCGCGGTCGCCGCGACCCGGGTCGGCTCGGTGATCGCCGGGTCTGCGGTGACCGTCGTGCTCGCCACCCTCGCGATGGCGCTCGCCGACCTCGGCTTCTTCAACACCACCGGCCCCGCGGTCGCGGTCAGCATCGCGGTCAACCTGCTGGTCAGCCTGACCCTGACCCCCGCCCTGCTGGCCCTCGCCGGGCGACGCGGCTGGGCCGAGCCGCGGGACTCGAAGGCGTCGGGCGTGTGGGAGCGGGTCGCCGGGGTCGTAGCCGCGCACCCGGCCCGGATGCTCACCGCCTCGCTCGTCCCGCTCGCGCTGCTGGCGGCGGTGTTCCCCCTCACCGACCTGTCGTACGACGTGCGCGACCCGCTCCCCGACGACGCCGAGAGCAACCAGGGCTACGCCCTGCTGGGCCGGCACTTCCCCGTCAACGAGGTGCTGCCCGACTACATCCTGGTGCGCGCCGACCACGACCTGCGGACCAGCAAGGACCTCGCCGTGCTCGAACGGGCCTCGGCGGCGGTCGCCCAGCACGACGGCGTGGCACTGGTGCGCGGGGTGACCCGGCCGCTCGGCGTACCGATCACGGAGGCGTCGGTGGCCTACCAGTCCGGCCTGGTCGGCGACCAGCTGGACCGGGCCCAGGGCAAGGTCGCCGAGGGCACGAGCGGCGCCGAGCGACTGGCGGACGGCGCCGGGCAGCTCGACGAGGGTGCCGGACAGCTCGCCGCCGGCGCCGACCAGGCCGTGGCCGGGGCGGACCGGATCGCCGCGTCCACGGGCAGGCTGACCTCGGGCATGACCAAGCTGCTCGACGGCGCGGACGCCGCGATCGCCGGGACCGGCGACCTGCGCACGGGAGCCGGCGGCCTCGCCGACGGACTGGACACCGCGGCCGACCAGGTGCAGGTCGCGGTCGACGGCCTCGCCCTCGTGCACGACGCGCTGGCCACCAAGAGCCTCACCTGCGGCCTGGACCCGGCCTGCCGCCAGGCCCGGACCGGGTTGAAGCAGATCTGGGAGGCCGAGCGCGACCAGCTGCTCCCCGGCCTGCGCGAGGCCGCGAAGGGCGCCCGCGCGCTGGCCACGGGCAGCGGCGACCTGCAGACCGGACTCCAGCAGCTGCGCGCCGGGCTGGCCCAGGCCCGCGACGGCAGCCGCCGGCTCGCCGACGGGCAGCGGGTGTTCGCCGACCGGCTCGGCGACCTCTCGTCCGGCGCCGACGAGCTCGCGGCCGGCGCGGGCCGACTCCGTGGCGGCACCGAGCAGGTGGCCGGCTCGCTGCCCGAGCTCGAGGACGGGCTCGCGGCCGCTGCGCGCCACCTCCGCGAGACCCGGACGACGGCCGACGACCCGGTCAGCGGCGGCTTCTACCTGCCGCCCACCGCGCTGCGCGACCAGGACTTCGCGGCCGCCATGCGGCTCTACCTCTCGCCCGACGGACGCACCGCGCGGCTCGCCGTACTCGGCTCCACGGACGCCTTCGGTCCCGAGGCCTCGGCCCGGGTCGAGGACCTCCGCGTCACCGTGGAGACCTCGCTCAACGGCACCCGCCTCGACGGCGCCGAGGTGCTCACGACCGGGATGGCCAGCACCAACGCCGACCTGCGCGGCTACTCCATGTCCGACCTCGAGGTGATCGCCGGCTTCGCGCTCGTCGCGGTCTTCCTGGTCCTGCTCCTGCTCCTGCGCAGCCTGGTCGCGGCGCTCGCGCTGATGGCGACCGTGGTGCTGTCGTACGTCGCCGCGATCGGCCTGTCGGTGCTGGTGTGGCAGTACGGACTGGGGATCCAGCTCGACTGGACCGTCGCCGCGGTCGCCTTCGTGGTGCTCGTCGCGGTGGGCGCCGACTACAACCTGCTGCTCACCAAGCGGATGCACGAGGAGGCGCCCGACGGCTCGGCTGCCGGGATCGCCCGCGCCACCGCGGCCACCGGCGGGGTGATCACCTCGGCCGGCGTCATCTTCGCGGTGTCGATGATGGCGCTGCTCGCCGGCCGGGTGACCACCATCGGCCAGGTCGGCTTCACCATCGCGGTCGGCCTGCTCCTCGATACCTTCGTCGTGCGCTCGCTGCTCGTGCCCGCACTCGCTACGGTGCTGGGCAGGCGGCTGTGGTGGCCGCAGCGGGCACGGGTGACGCGGGTGACGCGGTGA
- a CDS encoding FAD-binding dehydrogenase, with product MSNRAEQGFQPDAIVVGAGLAGLVATYEATRAGRKVLVLDQENRANLGGQAFWSLGGLFFVDSPEQRRMGIKDSRELAWQDWQGSAGFDRIGTGDGPERGEDHWGSRWARAYVDFATDEKRDYLRELGLKSLTFVGWAERGDGSASGHGNSVPRFHLTWGTGPEVVRVFREPVEAAEAAGLVRFAFRHQVDELVVEDGACVGVRGSVLAPSDLGRGERSSREVVDTFELRAPAVIVTSGGIGHNFELMRANWPTDRVGPAPEHMIAGVPAHVDGRMLAISEAAGANLVNKDRMWAYVEGIHNWDPVWPDHAIRILPGPSSMWFDADGRRLRGMSGVPGADSIGSMKQILATGADYSWFVLTQSIIEKEFALSGSEQNPDWTEKDIRMMLKERLGKGATSPVEAFKQHGEDFVVASSLEDLVAGMNKIARGGRVLDAAELRRQIEDRDRQLDNPFGKDAQVMAIRNGRKDRTGRIMRVAKPHRILDPAHGPLIAVRLNILSRKTLGGIETDLDSRVVRPDGSVFPGLYAAGEVAGFGGGGVHGYNALEGTFLGGCIFSGRAAGRAVGRG from the coding sequence GTGAGCAACCGAGCTGAGCAGGGATTCCAGCCCGACGCGATCGTCGTGGGCGCCGGCCTCGCGGGCCTGGTCGCGACCTACGAGGCGACCCGAGCGGGCAGGAAGGTCCTCGTCCTCGACCAGGAGAACCGCGCCAACCTCGGCGGCCAGGCGTTCTGGTCGCTGGGCGGGCTGTTCTTCGTCGACTCCCCCGAGCAGCGCCGGATGGGCATCAAGGACTCCCGCGAGCTGGCCTGGCAGGACTGGCAGGGCTCCGCCGGCTTCGACCGGATCGGCACCGGCGACGGGCCGGAGCGCGGCGAGGACCACTGGGGCAGCCGCTGGGCGCGGGCGTACGTCGACTTCGCCACCGACGAGAAGCGCGACTACCTGCGCGAGCTCGGCCTCAAGTCGCTCACCTTCGTCGGCTGGGCCGAGCGCGGCGACGGCTCGGCGAGCGGCCACGGCAACTCGGTGCCCCGCTTCCACCTGACCTGGGGCACCGGACCCGAGGTGGTGCGGGTCTTCCGCGAGCCGGTGGAGGCGGCCGAGGCGGCCGGGCTGGTGCGCTTCGCCTTCCGGCACCAGGTCGACGAGCTGGTCGTCGAGGACGGCGCCTGCGTCGGCGTCCGCGGCTCGGTGCTGGCGCCCTCCGACCTCGGGCGCGGCGAGAGGTCCTCGCGCGAGGTCGTCGACACCTTCGAGCTGCGCGCACCGGCCGTGATCGTCACCTCCGGCGGGATCGGCCACAACTTCGAGCTGATGCGCGCCAACTGGCCCACCGACCGGGTCGGGCCCGCACCCGAGCACATGATCGCCGGCGTACCCGCCCACGTCGACGGCCGGATGCTCGCCATCTCCGAGGCGGCAGGAGCCAACCTGGTCAACAAGGACCGGATGTGGGCCTACGTCGAGGGCATCCACAACTGGGACCCGGTCTGGCCCGACCACGCCATCCGGATCCTGCCCGGCCCTTCTTCGATGTGGTTCGACGCCGACGGCCGGCGGCTGCGTGGCATGTCGGGCGTCCCGGGCGCCGACTCGATCGGCTCGATGAAGCAGATCCTCGCCACCGGCGCCGACTACTCGTGGTTCGTGCTCACCCAGTCGATCATCGAGAAGGAGTTCGCCCTCTCCGGCTCCGAGCAGAACCCGGACTGGACCGAGAAGGACATCCGGATGATGCTCAAGGAGCGGCTCGGCAAGGGCGCCACCAGCCCGGTCGAGGCGTTCAAGCAGCACGGCGAGGACTTCGTGGTCGCCTCCTCGCTCGAGGACCTGGTCGCCGGCATGAACAAGATCGCGCGGGGCGGTCGGGTGCTCGACGCCGCCGAGCTCCGCAGGCAGATCGAGGACCGGGACCGCCAGCTCGACAACCCCTTCGGCAAGGACGCCCAGGTGATGGCGATCCGCAACGGCCGCAAGGACCGCACCGGCAGGATCATGCGCGTGGCCAAGCCGCACCGGATCCTCGACCCCGCGCACGGCCCGCTCATCGCCGTCCGGCTCAACATCTTGTCTCGCAAGACCCTCGGCGGCATCGAGACCGACCTCGACAGCCGCGTGGTCCGCCCCGACGGGTCGGTGTTCCCGGGGCTCTACGCCGCCGGCGAGGTCGCCGGCTTCGGCGGTGGCGGCGTCCACGGCTACAACGCGCTCGAGGGCACCTTCCTCGGGGGCTGCATCTTCTCGGGCCGGGCCGCCGGGCGGGCGGTCGGGCGGGGCTGA
- a CDS encoding zinc-binding dehydrogenase, with amino-acid sequence MRAVVCHQAELTVEDLPDLTPERGQLLIDVERCGICGSDLHARLHCDETAADVAELGYDHFMRSTDRVVLGHEFVGTVADYGPRTRRPFPVGTRVVALPVLRAGGSTHLTGLSPLASGGYAEQVLAVPSMTMRVPDGLDADAAALTEPMAVALHAVRRGEVGAKDTAVVIGCGPIGLAVIAMLKATGVRHVIASDFSAGRRALAEQMGADLVVDPAEESPWSSFADSRYLTDPIALAELGLDAMDKLRAVPLLPWAHVMRAAEKAGATPRGPVVFECVGVPGMIEHVIAHAPLLSRVVVVGVCMGEDAFRPSMAINKEIDLRFVFAYDPSEFHQTLQWIASGKVDVRPLVTGVVGLDGVAGAFEDLGDPERHAKILVDPVR; translated from the coding sequence ATGCGCGCCGTCGTCTGCCACCAGGCCGAGCTCACCGTCGAGGACCTCCCCGACCTGACGCCCGAGCGGGGGCAGCTGCTCATCGACGTGGAGCGGTGCGGGATCTGCGGGTCGGACCTGCACGCCCGGCTGCACTGCGACGAGACCGCCGCCGACGTCGCCGAGCTCGGCTACGACCACTTCATGAGGTCCACCGACCGGGTGGTGCTGGGCCACGAGTTCGTCGGCACCGTCGCCGACTACGGCCCCCGCACCCGCCGGCCCTTCCCCGTCGGCACCCGCGTCGTCGCGCTGCCCGTGCTGCGCGCCGGCGGATCCACCCACCTGACCGGGCTCAGCCCGCTGGCCTCGGGCGGCTACGCCGAGCAGGTGCTCGCCGTGCCGTCGATGACGATGCGGGTCCCCGACGGCCTCGACGCCGACGCCGCGGCGCTGACCGAGCCGATGGCGGTCGCGCTGCACGCCGTACGCCGGGGCGAGGTCGGCGCGAAGGACACCGCGGTCGTCATCGGCTGTGGCCCGATCGGACTGGCCGTGATCGCGATGCTCAAGGCCACCGGCGTGCGCCACGTGATCGCCAGCGACTTCTCGGCCGGGCGCCGCGCCCTCGCCGAGCAGATGGGCGCCGACCTGGTGGTCGACCCGGCCGAGGAGTCGCCGTGGTCCTCCTTCGCCGACTCCCGCTACCTCACCGACCCGATCGCCCTCGCCGAGCTCGGCCTGGACGCGATGGACAAGCTGCGCGCCGTCCCGCTGCTGCCCTGGGCCCACGTCATGCGCGCCGCCGAGAAGGCGGGCGCCACCCCGCGCGGCCCGGTCGTCTTCGAGTGCGTCGGCGTCCCCGGCATGATCGAGCACGTCATCGCCCACGCCCCGCTGCTCTCCCGGGTCGTCGTGGTCGGCGTCTGCATGGGCGAGGACGCCTTCCGGCCCTCGATGGCGATCAACAAGGAGATCGACCTGAGGTTCGTGTTCGCCTACGACCCGAGCGAGTTCCACCAGACGCTGCAGTGGATCGCCTCGGGCAAGGTCGACGTCCGGCCGCTGGTGACCGGCGTGGTCGGGCTGGACGGCGTCGCGGGGGCGTTCGAGGATCTCGGCGATCCCGAGCGGCACGCCAAGATCCTGGTCGATCCGGTGCGTTGA
- a CDS encoding lysophospholipid acyltransferase family protein — protein MWFWLLKWVLLGPVVRWYTRPRVVGRAHLPATGPVVVAANHRAEIDSLVLSLVLPRQPRFLAKAEYYGGAGLRGRVERWLCSVTGQIPVDRAGGSAASASLAAAEGLLRSGGVWAIYPEGTRSPDGRLHRGHTGVVRVARAVPDAPVLPVGLLGTDGVDPPDRGRRRWRRGRVTVVIGAPVDVRTGEVRAATDRLMVAIGALTGQRPGDEYVPRRAA, from the coding sequence ATGTGGTTCTGGCTGCTGAAGTGGGTCCTGCTCGGGCCGGTGGTGCGCTGGTACACCCGCCCGCGGGTGGTCGGCCGGGCCCACCTGCCGGCGACCGGCCCGGTCGTGGTCGCGGCCAACCATCGCGCCGAGATCGACTCCCTGGTGCTCTCCCTGGTGCTCCCGCGGCAGCCGCGCTTCCTGGCGAAGGCGGAGTACTACGGCGGGGCCGGTCTCCGCGGCCGGGTCGAGCGCTGGCTGTGCTCGGTGACCGGCCAGATCCCCGTCGACCGGGCCGGCGGCTCGGCGGCGTCCGCCTCCCTGGCCGCGGCCGAGGGACTGCTGCGCTCGGGCGGGGTGTGGGCGATCTACCCCGAGGGCACCCGCTCGCCGGACGGCCGGCTGCACCGCGGCCACACCGGCGTGGTCCGGGTCGCCCGGGCGGTGCCGGACGCGCCGGTGCTGCCGGTCGGGCTGCTCGGCACCGACGGCGTCGACCCTCCGGACCGGGGCCGCCGGCGCTGGCGGCGCGGCCGGGTCACCGTCGTGATCGGCGCGCCGGTCGACGTACGGACGGGGGAGGTGCGCGCCGCCACCGACCGGCTGATGGTCGCGATCGGCGCGCTGACCGGTCAGCGGCCAGGGGATGAGTACGTCCCCCGACGCGCGGCGTGA
- a CDS encoding TetR/AcrR family transcriptional regulator has protein sequence MSARDRLVTVGTQLLEEHGLAGISLRSIASAAGVSHGAPRRYFPTYQALLAAIARGGLEDLDRTIGPALARDDLRAAARAYLDFGRERPEMFGLVTRHDLLEGAGANLREITGRWFADLGATLARTTGRSVHPEEVLALWSGVHGLAALSSRRATEPTGIDPARALDVLLEKHRTPAPRSRGAAKSR, from the coding sequence GTGAGCGCCCGCGACCGCCTCGTCACCGTCGGCACCCAGCTGCTCGAGGAGCACGGCCTCGCCGGCATCTCGCTGCGCTCGATCGCGAGCGCCGCCGGGGTCTCCCACGGTGCCCCGCGCCGCTACTTCCCGACCTACCAGGCGCTGCTCGCCGCCATCGCCCGTGGCGGGCTCGAGGACCTGGACCGGACGATCGGGCCCGCCCTCGCTCGGGACGACCTGCGGGCCGCCGCCCGCGCCTACCTCGACTTCGGCCGGGAGCGCCCCGAGATGTTCGGCCTCGTCACGCGGCACGACCTGCTCGAGGGCGCCGGAGCGAACCTGCGGGAGATCACCGGGCGCTGGTTCGCCGACCTCGGCGCCACCCTCGCGCGCACCACCGGCCGGAGCGTCCACCCCGAGGAGGTGCTCGCCCTGTGGTCGGGGGTGCACGGGCTGGCCGCGCTCAGCAGCCGGCGCGCGACCGAGCCGACCGGCATCGACCCGGCCCGCGCGCTCGACGTACTCCTGGAAAAGCACCGCACCCCGGCTCCGAGGAGCCGGGGTGCCGCGAAGAGCCGCTAG
- a CDS encoding phosphoenolpyruvate carboxykinase (GTP), whose protein sequence is MVDVERTLDEAGLTNPHVREYVAHWANITGAERIEVVSAADDARLVQEALDAGELLPAGEGRYYSRSYYKDTARAEERTIVATSNEADKGVYNNWKPAAEMKPKLVELMTGASAGKTMYVIPYLMSPKGSPVEKFAAGVELTDNRNVVLQMIRMARVGVEYINDLGDSFVKAVHVTGDLENLGQGTPDDKRYFVTVADERTILHFGSSYGGNALLGKIAHGLRQGSYDGWKNGFLVEQFMLLGITDKQTGKKYNICGGFPSASGKTNLAMTLAPDALGDRYYVEFYGDDIAWIWVGDDGKLYGMNPENGVFGVAKDTNEKTNPTAIDSIVPGTGAIFTNVAYNPKTQEVWWEGRGEKPTDLDGWEDWKGEVIADRAPEHADDPWAHPNSRFTTTLANVPNVAKDFEDPKGVEIHGIIFGGRTRDREPLIRAITDIAEGVYDGLTLGAEATAAADGLEGVLRYDPMSMRPFMSYSEADYAAHWLEVIGRATTKPIFAHVNWFQRGEDGRFLWPGYRENLRPLNWLMEFLNGEVEGVQTPVGILPKREELNLEGLDEQALADLDTLLTIDVPRWQQEMGFREKHLAQFDGLPEEIWEAHRRVASALDA, encoded by the coding sequence ATGGTTGATGTGGAGCGGACGCTCGACGAGGCGGGTCTCACCAACCCGCATGTTCGTGAGTACGTCGCACACTGGGCCAACATCACCGGAGCAGAGCGCATCGAGGTCGTGTCCGCGGCCGACGACGCGCGCCTGGTCCAGGAGGCACTGGACGCGGGCGAGCTGCTCCCCGCCGGCGAGGGCCGCTACTACTCGCGCTCCTACTACAAGGACACCGCTCGCGCGGAGGAGCGCACGATCGTCGCGACCTCGAACGAGGCCGACAAGGGCGTCTACAACAACTGGAAGCCCGCCGCCGAGATGAAGCCGAAGCTCGTCGAGCTGATGACCGGCGCCTCGGCGGGCAAGACGATGTACGTCATCCCCTACCTCATGTCGCCGAAGGGCTCGCCGGTGGAGAAGTTCGCCGCCGGTGTCGAGCTCACCGACAACCGCAACGTCGTGCTCCAGATGATCCGGATGGCGCGGGTCGGCGTGGAGTACATCAACGACCTGGGCGACTCCTTCGTCAAGGCCGTCCACGTGACCGGCGACCTGGAGAACCTCGGCCAGGGCACGCCCGACGACAAGCGCTACTTCGTGACCGTCGCCGACGAGCGCACGATCCTCCACTTCGGCTCGTCGTACGGCGGCAACGCGCTGCTCGGCAAGATCGCCCACGGCCTGCGCCAGGGCTCCTACGACGGCTGGAAGAACGGCTTCCTGGTCGAGCAGTTCATGCTGCTCGGCATCACGGACAAGCAGACCGGCAAGAAGTACAACATCTGCGGCGGCTTCCCGTCGGCCTCGGGCAAGACCAACCTCGCGATGACGCTGGCCCCCGACGCGCTCGGCGACCGCTACTACGTCGAGTTCTACGGCGACGACATCGCGTGGATCTGGGTCGGCGACGACGGCAAGCTCTACGGCATGAACCCGGAGAACGGCGTCTTCGGTGTCGCCAAGGACACCAACGAGAAGACCAACCCGACCGCGATCGACTCGATCGTCCCGGGCACCGGCGCCATCTTCACCAACGTCGCCTACAACCCCAAGACCCAGGAGGTCTGGTGGGAGGGTCGCGGCGAGAAGCCGACCGACCTCGACGGCTGGGAGGACTGGAAGGGCGAGGTCATCGCCGACCGGGCTCCGGAGCACGCCGACGACCCGTGGGCGCACCCCAACAGCCGCTTCACGACCACCCTCGCGAACGTCCCCAACGTCGCCAAGGACTTCGAGGACCCGAAGGGCGTCGAGATCCACGGCATCATCTTCGGTGGCCGCACCCGCGACCGCGAGCCGCTGATCCGCGCGATCACCGACATCGCCGAGGGCGTCTACGACGGTCTCACCCTGGGTGCAGAGGCGACGGCCGCGGCCGACGGCCTCGAGGGCGTGCTCCGCTACGACCCGATGTCGATGCGTCCGTTCATGTCGTACTCCGAGGCCGACTACGCCGCGCACTGGCTCGAGGTCATCGGCCGGGCCACGACCAAGCCGATCTTCGCCCACGTCAACTGGTTCCAGCGCGGCGAGGACGGTCGCTTCCTGTGGCCGGGCTATCGCGAGAACCTGCGCCCGCTCAACTGGCTGATGGAGTTCCTCAACGGCGAGGTCGAGGGCGTGCAGACGCCGGTCGGCATCCTGCCGAAGCGCGAGGAGCTCAACCTCGAGGGTCTCGACGAGCAGGCGCTGGCCGACCTCGACACGCTGCTCACGATCGACGTGCCCCGCTGGCAGCAGGAGATGGGCTTCCGCGAGAAGCACCTCGCGCAGTTCGACGGTCTCCCCGAGGAGATCTGGGAGGCGCACCGTCGCGTCGCCTCCGCGCTCGACGCCTGA
- a CDS encoding Lrp/AsnC family transcriptional regulator, translating to MLSLDRIDLALLTALTEHPRAGDLELSRRTQLARATVQSRLRRLTEAGVIADWAPTLDIVAAGFEVQAYVTLEIAQGALDEVARDLEAIPQVLEAYVTTGAFDVLCRVATRSHPELQATLVRIVQAAAVVRSTSVMVLSVLVPPRMLPLLASAEPEPSRRAPAYRDPD from the coding sequence GTGCTGTCCCTGGACCGGATCGACCTCGCGCTGCTCACCGCACTCACCGAGCATCCGCGTGCCGGTGACCTCGAGCTGTCCCGGCGCACCCAGCTCGCCCGGGCGACCGTGCAGAGCCGGCTGCGCCGGCTGACCGAGGCCGGCGTGATCGCCGACTGGGCCCCGACCCTCGACATCGTCGCCGCCGGCTTCGAGGTCCAGGCCTATGTCACCCTCGAGATCGCGCAGGGCGCGCTCGACGAGGTGGCGCGCGACCTGGAGGCGATCCCGCAGGTACTGGAGGCGTACGTCACCACCGGCGCGTTCGACGTGCTGTGCCGGGTCGCGACCCGCTCCCACCCCGAGCTGCAGGCCACGCTGGTGCGCATCGTCCAGGCCGCGGCGGTGGTCCGCTCGACGAGCGTGATGGTGCTGTCGGTGCTGGTGCCTCCGCGGATGCTGCCGCTGTTGGCCAGCGCGGAGCCGGAGCCGAGCCGGCGGGCGCCGGCCTACCGGGACCCGGACTGA
- a CDS encoding pyridoxal phosphate-dependent decarboxylase family protein, protein MQATHIWGDERRVTEAAVKIASARISSPSDPKTTARPISALRADAGTTITPGGIGVDEAFAVFQDVIAPATRAQDDPLNLAYIAAAPTRAALAFDAVVSSFNIFGGTWEAGAGAIFAENEALAWLVSLLGWPEEAGGCFVSGGTSGNLSALVTARQTALTRRGARPDGGWKVACTAGAHSSILADARVMDVGVVEVPEGERGQLTGAALRAAIADEPGVFAVVASAGTTNAGIIDDLADVADVCEEHGIWLHVDGAYGGAGLAAPSARPRFAGIERADSFIVDPHKWLFAPYDCCALLYREPDLARAAHSQHASYLDRIDREAWNPTDLAVHLSRRVRGLPFWFSLAVHGTDRYAAAVEQTLDTTRAVADAIRASPTLRLLLEPDLSVLLFERPGWTREDYYAWSDELSRAGRILCVPTSWRGRTVLRLAFVNPATDPAAVIEILTTTTA, encoded by the coding sequence ATGCAGGCCACCCACATCTGGGGCGACGAGCGTCGCGTCACCGAAGCCGCCGTGAAGATCGCCTCGGCCCGGATCTCCAGCCCGTCGGACCCGAAGACCACCGCCCGGCCGATCTCCGCGCTCCGCGCCGACGCCGGGACCACGATCACCCCCGGGGGCATCGGCGTCGACGAGGCGTTCGCCGTCTTCCAGGACGTGATCGCCCCCGCCACCCGGGCGCAGGACGACCCGCTGAACCTCGCCTACATCGCCGCCGCCCCGACCCGGGCCGCCCTCGCCTTCGACGCCGTGGTGTCGAGCTTCAACATCTTCGGCGGCACCTGGGAGGCCGGGGCCGGCGCGATCTTCGCCGAGAACGAGGCGCTGGCCTGGCTGGTGTCGCTGCTGGGCTGGCCCGAGGAGGCCGGCGGCTGCTTCGTCTCCGGCGGCACCTCCGGCAACCTGTCGGCCCTGGTCACCGCCCGCCAGACCGCGCTCACCCGGCGCGGCGCGCGTCCCGACGGCGGCTGGAAGGTCGCCTGCACGGCCGGCGCGCACTCCTCGATCCTCGCCGACGCCCGCGTCATGGACGTCGGCGTGGTCGAGGTCCCCGAGGGCGAGCGCGGCCAGCTCACCGGCGCCGCCCTGCGCGCCGCGATCGCCGACGAGCCGGGCGTCTTCGCCGTGGTCGCCTCCGCCGGCACCACCAACGCCGGCATCATCGACGACCTCGCCGACGTCGCCGACGTGTGCGAGGAGCACGGCATCTGGCTCCACGTCGACGGGGCGTACGGCGGCGCCGGGCTCGCCGCCCCCTCCGCCCGCCCGCGGTTCGCCGGCATCGAGCGCGCCGACAGCTTCATCGTCGACCCGCACAAGTGGCTGTTCGCGCCGTACGACTGCTGCGCCCTGCTCTACCGCGAACCCGACCTGGCTCGGGCCGCCCACAGCCAGCACGCGTCGTACCTCGACCGGATCGACCGCGAGGCCTGGAATCCCACGGACCTCGCGGTCCACCTGTCCCGACGGGTGCGTGGGCTGCCGTTCTGGTTCAGCCTCGCCGTGCACGGCACCGACCGCTACGCCGCCGCGGTCGAGCAGACCCTCGACACCACCCGCGCCGTGGCGGACGCGATCCGGGCGAGCCCGACCCTGCGGCTGCTGCTGGAGCCCGACCTGTCCGTGCTGCTGTTCGAGCGGCCCGGCTGGACGCGCGAGGACTACTACGCCTGGTCCGACGAGCTCTCCCGCGCGGGCCGGATCCTCTGCGTGCCGACCTCCTGGCGCGGGCGGACCGTGCTGCGGCTGGCGTTCGTGAACCCCGCGACCGACCCGGCGGCGGTGATCGAGATCCTGACCACCACCACGGCCTGA